Proteins encoded within one genomic window of Amycolatopsis sp. 2-15:
- the ctaC gene encoding aa3-type cytochrome oxidase subunit II → MGKPARTHGGKRVGRVAALAVLVALTATGCSGDEILRFGWPVGVTPQADEMRNLWTWTVIAALVVGVIVWALIFWTATFHRKKKNSAVEGPEDLPRQFQYNIPLEIFTVVVPTIMVCVLFFFTATTESDVLDKKPNPDVTVDVVAFQWNWEFKYDDANAKRPDGSQVSTVGSSGEIPLLVLPTNKTIEYRLRSTDVIHSFWVPEFHFKRDVFPDPEKNNQDSSFQNSIDREGSFVGRCAELCGTYHSVMNFEVRALSPDKYDQYIKLRTETNPKTGQPNTASEALAAMNCGELCTPHAVTTQPFNTDRTARTASN, encoded by the coding sequence GTGGGAAAACCAGCGCGCACCCACGGGGGTAAGCGGGTCGGCCGGGTCGCCGCGCTGGCCGTGCTGGTGGCGCTGACCGCGACGGGTTGCTCCGGAGACGAGATCCTTCGCTTCGGCTGGCCGGTGGGGGTCACCCCGCAGGCCGACGAAATGCGGAACCTCTGGACGTGGACGGTCATCGCGGCGCTCGTCGTCGGTGTCATCGTCTGGGCCCTGATCTTCTGGACGGCGACGTTCCACCGCAAGAAGAAGAACTCCGCGGTCGAGGGTCCCGAGGACCTCCCGCGTCAGTTCCAGTACAACATTCCGCTCGAGATCTTCACGGTCGTCGTCCCGACGATCATGGTCTGCGTCCTGTTCTTCTTCACGGCGACGACCGAGAGCGACGTCCTGGACAAGAAGCCCAACCCGGACGTGACCGTCGACGTGGTGGCCTTCCAGTGGAACTGGGAGTTCAAGTACGACGACGCGAACGCGAAGCGCCCGGACGGCAGCCAGGTCAGCACCGTCGGGTCCTCCGGCGAGATCCCGCTGCTGGTGCTCCCCACGAACAAGACGATCGAGTACCGCCTGCGGTCCACCGACGTCATCCACTCGTTCTGGGTCCCGGAGTTCCACTTCAAGCGCGACGTCTTCCCGGACCCCGAGAAGAACAACCAGGACAGCTCCTTCCAGAACTCGATCGACCGCGAAGGCTCCTTCGTCGGCCGGTGCGCGGAGCTTTGCGGCACGTACCACTCGGTGATGAACTTCGAGGTCCGCGCGCTCTCGCCGGACAAGTACGACCAGTACATCAAGCTGCGCACGGAAACGAACCCGAAGACGGGCCAGCCGAACACGGCTTCCGAGGCGCTGGCGGCGATGAACTGCGGCGAGCTGTGCACCCCGCACGCGGTGACCACGCAGCCGTTCAACACCGACCGCACCGCGCGCACCGCGTCCAACTGA
- the trpD gene encoding anthranilate phosphoribosyltransferase — translation MGTTPVPHTWSGLLTQLIGRSDLSADDTAWAMDQIMSGSATQAQIAGFAIALRAKGETPEEISGMAEAMLAHARRIELDAPAVDIVGTGGDRSNSVNISTMATIVTAAAGAPVAKHGNRSASSKSGAADVLETLGVAIDLPPDAVHRSLREIGIGFCFAPAFHPAFRHTGPPRRELGVPTTFNLLGPLTNPAQPRSALIGCAYADKTRVLAEVFAQRGFSVLVARGDDGLDEITTTTTTSVWVVSDGTVTERSFDPSALGIPRATAEDLRGGDATANAEVVRQLVAGKTGPVRDAVVLNAAAALAAFRGFSGSLEDDLAIGLEQANRAIDSGAAAALLERWIAFSSASR, via the coding sequence ATGGGCACCACCCCGGTCCCCCACACCTGGTCCGGCCTGCTGACGCAGCTGATCGGGCGCTCGGACCTGTCCGCCGACGACACGGCCTGGGCCATGGACCAGATCATGTCCGGGTCGGCCACGCAGGCGCAGATCGCCGGGTTCGCGATCGCGTTGCGCGCCAAGGGCGAGACGCCGGAGGAGATCTCCGGCATGGCCGAGGCGATGCTGGCGCACGCGCGCCGCATCGAGCTGGACGCGCCCGCCGTCGACATCGTCGGCACGGGCGGCGACCGGTCCAACTCGGTCAACATCTCCACGATGGCGACGATCGTCACAGCGGCCGCGGGCGCGCCGGTGGCCAAGCACGGCAACCGCAGCGCGTCGTCGAAGTCGGGCGCGGCCGACGTGCTGGAGACGCTCGGTGTCGCGATCGACCTGCCGCCGGACGCGGTGCACCGGTCGTTGCGCGAGATCGGCATCGGCTTCTGCTTCGCGCCCGCGTTCCACCCGGCGTTCCGCCACACCGGCCCGCCGCGCCGCGAGCTGGGTGTGCCGACGACGTTCAACCTGCTCGGCCCGCTCACCAACCCGGCGCAGCCGCGCAGCGCGCTGATCGGCTGCGCCTACGCGGACAAGACCCGCGTGCTGGCGGAAGTGTTCGCACAGCGCGGTTTCTCGGTGCTGGTGGCCCGCGGCGACGACGGCCTCGACGAGATCACCACCACCACGACCACGTCGGTCTGGGTGGTCTCCGACGGCACCGTGACCGAGCGCAGCTTCGACCCCAGCGCGCTCGGCATCCCGCGCGCCACGGCCGAGGACCTGCGCGGCGGCGACGCAACGGCCAACGCGGAGGTGGTGCGCCAGCTCGTGGCCGGCAAGACCGGCCCGGTGCGCGACGCCGTGGTACTCAACGCGGCGGCCGCGCTCGCCGCGTTCCGGGGCTTCTCCGGCTCGCTGGAAGACGATCTGGCCATCGGGCTGGAGCAGGCCAACCGCGCCATCGACTCCGGCGCGGCGGCGGCCCTGCTGGAGCGCTGGATCGCGTTCTCCTCCGCCTCCCGCTGA
- a CDS encoding DMT family transporter codes for MKNPETRPALQWSAAMALSGTIGAVVLESGAAAPAVAFARCLVGGVLLVVWCLARGYLRSWRPSPRDLLLAALGGVLLVANWVLLFTSYTLSSIGVSTVVYHTQPLILVGLAAAFLGEKVAKTHLARAGVAFAGVVVISLSAHGDDGQPVRFAGIALALGAAVLYAGTSFVAKQLTHVRPHLLAAVQLAVGTVLLAPALAFTPLPHPVPGLLWLVLLGTVHTAVMYVLMYASIGKLPTTTVALLSYLYPVVAVVVDVLAFGHRLSWPEGLGMLAVLAAALAPQRGGRPRSRTTGESVTRGSGPCGTRTPARPRR; via the coding sequence ATGAAGAACCCCGAAACCCGCCCGGCCCTGCAGTGGTCGGCCGCCATGGCCCTGTCGGGCACCATCGGCGCGGTCGTGCTGGAGAGCGGTGCCGCCGCGCCCGCCGTCGCGTTCGCCCGCTGTCTCGTCGGCGGTGTCCTGCTCGTGGTGTGGTGCCTCGCGCGCGGCTACCTGCGCAGCTGGCGACCGTCGCCGCGCGACCTGCTGCTGGCCGCGCTGGGCGGCGTACTGCTGGTGGCCAACTGGGTGCTGCTGTTCACGTCGTACACGCTGTCGTCGATCGGCGTGAGCACGGTGGTCTACCACACGCAGCCGCTCATCCTGGTGGGCCTGGCGGCGGCGTTCCTCGGTGAAAAAGTCGCGAAGACGCATTTGGCCCGGGCGGGCGTCGCGTTCGCCGGCGTGGTGGTGATTTCCCTCTCGGCCCACGGCGACGACGGGCAGCCGGTGCGGTTCGCGGGGATCGCGCTCGCATTGGGCGCGGCCGTGCTCTACGCCGGCACGTCGTTCGTGGCGAAGCAGCTCACCCACGTGCGCCCGCACCTGCTCGCGGCGGTGCAGCTGGCGGTGGGAACGGTGCTGCTGGCCCCGGCGCTGGCGTTCACGCCGCTCCCGCACCCGGTTCCGGGGCTGCTGTGGCTGGTGCTGCTCGGCACCGTGCACACGGCGGTGATGTACGTGCTGATGTACGCGAGCATCGGCAAGCTGCCCACCACGACGGTGGCGCTGCTGTCCTACCTGTACCCGGTGGTCGCGGTGGTGGTGGACGTGCTGGCGTTCGGCCACCGGCTGTCGTGGCCGGAGGGCCTGGGAATGCTGGCGGTGCTCGCCGCCGCGCTGGCACCCCAGCGCGGCGGCAGGCCCCGGTCACGAACGACCGGGGAAAGCGTCACTCGTGGTTCGGGCCCGTGTGGTACTCGAACACCAGCCCGCCCACGGCGATGA
- the ctaE gene encoding aa3-type cytochrome oxidase subunit III, with product MRSVTTAAPTISQRVHSLNRPNMVSVGTVVWLSSELMFFAGLFAMFFTVKAQNAAGAPWPPPLHGEEFHLNIPYAIPFTVILVLSSLTCQFGVFAAERGDVYGLRRWYIVTLIMGAIFVAGQANEYHNLVNEGLTIPSGPFGTVFYLATGFHGLHVIGGLIAFVYLLIRTKLSKFTPAQATSAIVVSYYWHFVDIVWVGLFAVIYILP from the coding sequence ATGCGATCCGTGACAACGGCAGCTCCCACCATCAGCCAGCGGGTCCACTCGCTGAACCGGCCGAACATGGTCAGCGTCGGCACAGTCGTGTGGCTGTCCAGCGAACTGATGTTCTTCGCCGGACTGTTCGCCATGTTCTTCACCGTCAAGGCGCAGAACGCGGCCGGCGCACCCTGGCCGCCGCCCCTGCACGGCGAGGAATTCCACCTCAACATCCCGTATGCGATCCCGTTCACGGTGATCCTGGTGCTGTCCTCGCTGACGTGCCAGTTCGGCGTGTTCGCCGCGGAGCGCGGGGATGTCTACGGCCTCCGGCGCTGGTACATCGTCACGTTGATCATGGGCGCGATCTTCGTCGCGGGTCAGGCCAACGAGTACCACAACCTGGTGAACGAGGGCCTCACGATCCCGTCCGGCCCGTTCGGCACGGTGTTCTACCTCGCCACCGGTTTCCACGGCCTGCACGTGATCGGCGGGCTCATCGCGTTCGTGTACTTGCTGATCCGCACGAAACTCAGCAAGTTCACGCCCGCGCAGGCCACCTCGGCGATTGTAGTGTCGTATTACTGGCACTTTGTCGACATCGTGTGGGTTGGCCTCTTCGCGGTGATCTACATCCTTCCCTGA
- a CDS encoding GlxA family transcriptional regulator has protein sequence MDVRRVAVVLADRVSPFELGVACEVFGTDRSADGIEGWEFGVCSPKGSKVDTWSGFGLTGLSGLDFAASADLLIVPTCEPRTVAPPEPVLEVLRDARERGAWVAGFCAGVFSLGYAGLLDGRRCTVHWVYEQDFRRLFPKALVDPQALYADDDGVSTSAGTVAAVDLCLHLVRRLRGVAAATTLARRMVAAPHRTGGQAQFVEAPLPATAASDDAVVAEALEWVERRLDRPFTVAELARRSGLGERTFLRRFSAATGTTPHRWLTERRLDRAQALLEEGRLSVEDIATACGYASAAALRHQFTRLRATTPSAYRAAFQAS, from the coding sequence ATGGATGTGCGACGGGTCGCGGTGGTGCTGGCCGACCGGGTCTCGCCGTTCGAGCTGGGTGTCGCGTGCGAGGTCTTCGGCACCGACCGCAGCGCGGACGGCATCGAGGGCTGGGAGTTCGGTGTGTGCTCGCCGAAGGGGTCGAAAGTAGATACCTGGTCCGGCTTCGGGCTGACCGGACTGTCCGGATTGGACTTCGCGGCGTCGGCCGACCTGCTGATCGTGCCGACGTGCGAACCGCGCACGGTGGCGCCGCCGGAACCGGTTCTGGAAGTCCTCCGGGACGCCCGGGAGCGCGGGGCGTGGGTCGCCGGGTTCTGCGCCGGTGTGTTCTCCCTCGGTTACGCGGGCCTGCTCGACGGCCGGCGCTGCACCGTGCACTGGGTGTACGAACAGGACTTCCGCCGGCTCTTCCCGAAGGCCCTCGTGGACCCGCAGGCGCTGTACGCGGACGACGACGGCGTGTCGACCAGCGCGGGCACCGTCGCGGCCGTGGACCTGTGCCTGCACCTCGTGCGGCGGCTGCGCGGCGTCGCGGCCGCCACCACACTCGCGCGGCGCATGGTCGCCGCTCCGCATCGCACGGGCGGGCAGGCGCAGTTCGTCGAGGCCCCGCTGCCCGCCACCGCCGCGTCGGACGACGCGGTGGTCGCCGAAGCGCTGGAGTGGGTGGAACGGCGGCTGGACCGGCCGTTCACGGTCGCGGAGCTCGCGCGCCGCAGCGGGCTGGGAGAGCGGACGTTCCTGCGCCGCTTCTCCGCCGCTACGGGCACCACGCCGCACCGCTGGCTCACCGAACGCCGGCTCGACCGCGCACAGGCGCTGCTGGAGGAGGGCCGGCTGTCCGTCGAGGACATCGCGACGGCCTGTGGTTACGCCTCAGCGGCCGCGCTGCGCCACCAGTTCACGCGGCTGCGGGCAACCACTCCGAGCGCCTACCGCGCGGCCTTCCAGGCCTCCTGA
- the qcrB gene encoding cytochrome bc1 complex cytochrome b subunit: MSSLTTPTKGTSALEQHLGEAADNADQRYKLAKGLRHQMNKVFPTHWSFLLGEIALYSFIIILLSGVYLTLFFDPSMQEVTYHGSFQNLQGVEMSQAFRTTLDISFDVRGGLFVRQLHHWAALIFVASMMIHMFRIFFTGAFRKPREANWIIGGLLLILGMFEGFFGYSLPDDLLSGTGIRATLSGIVLSVPVIGTWIHWALFGGEFPGDQIIPRLYTLHILLLPGIMLALIGVHLALVWYQKHTQFPGVRRKETNVVGVRIMPYFALKGGAFFTLVIGVIALMSGLFQINPVWNFGPYNPSMVSAGSQPDFYMAWADGMLRIWPAWEVYLGNYTIPAVFFPGAVGMPVLIGLLLAYPFLERKLSKDNAAHNLLQRPRDAPVRTALGMMALGFFLVIELSGFNDIIADQFDISLNATTWAGRIGVLIVPPIAYYLTYRICLGLQRADREVLEHGVETGIIKRLPHGEFIEVHQPLGGVDSHGHAIPLAYQGAAVPKKMNKLGTAGHAVPGSIWTPDPPEESAALERASHDNGHAALESSESESHEVGTGH, from the coding sequence ATGAGTTCACTCACCACGCCCACGAAGGGCACGAGCGCGCTCGAGCAACACCTCGGCGAGGCCGCGGACAACGCGGACCAGCGGTACAAGCTGGCCAAGGGCCTGCGTCACCAGATGAACAAGGTCTTCCCCACGCACTGGTCGTTCCTGCTGGGCGAGATCGCGCTGTACAGCTTCATCATCATCCTGCTCTCGGGCGTGTACCTGACGCTGTTCTTCGACCCCTCCATGCAGGAAGTGACCTACCACGGGAGCTTCCAGAACCTGCAGGGCGTCGAGATGTCGCAGGCGTTCCGCACCACGCTGGACATCTCGTTCGACGTGCGCGGCGGCCTTTTCGTGCGGCAGCTGCACCACTGGGCCGCGCTGATCTTCGTCGCCTCGATGATGATCCACATGTTCCGGATCTTCTTCACCGGCGCGTTCCGCAAGCCGCGTGAGGCCAACTGGATCATCGGTGGCCTGCTGCTGATCCTGGGCATGTTCGAGGGCTTCTTCGGCTACTCGCTGCCGGACGACCTGCTGTCCGGTACCGGTATCCGCGCGACCCTGTCGGGCATCGTCCTCTCGGTGCCGGTCATCGGCACCTGGATCCACTGGGCGCTGTTCGGCGGCGAGTTCCCGGGCGACCAGATCATCCCGCGCCTGTACACGCTCCACATCCTGCTGCTCCCGGGCATCATGCTCGCGCTGATCGGTGTGCACCTGGCGCTCGTCTGGTACCAGAAGCACACGCAGTTCCCGGGCGTGCGCCGCAAGGAGACCAACGTCGTCGGCGTGCGGATCATGCCGTACTTCGCCCTCAAGGGCGGCGCGTTCTTCACGCTGGTCATCGGTGTCATCGCGCTGATGTCGGGCCTGTTCCAGATCAACCCGGTGTGGAACTTCGGGCCGTACAACCCGTCGATGGTGTCGGCCGGTTCGCAACCCGACTTCTACATGGCCTGGGCCGACGGCATGCTGCGCATCTGGCCCGCGTGGGAGGTCTACCTCGGGAACTACACGATCCCGGCGGTGTTCTTCCCGGGTGCGGTGGGCATGCCGGTGCTGATCGGGCTGCTGCTGGCGTACCCGTTCCTGGAGCGCAAGCTGTCGAAGGACAACGCGGCGCACAACCTGCTCCAGCGGCCGCGCGACGCACCGGTCCGCACCGCACTGGGCATGATGGCGCTCGGGTTCTTCCTGGTCATCGAGCTGTCGGGCTTCAACGACATCATCGCCGACCAGTTCGACATCTCCCTGAACGCCACCACGTGGGCCGGCCGCATCGGCGTGCTGATCGTGCCGCCGATCGCCTACTACCTCACTTACCGGATCTGCCTGGGTCTGCAGCGGGCCGACCGCGAGGTGCTGGAGCACGGCGTGGAGACGGGCATCATCAAGCGCCTGCCGCACGGTGAGTTCATCGAGGTCCACCAGCCGCTCGGCGGCGTGGACAGCCACGGCCACGCGATCCCGCTCGCGTACCAGGGCGCTGCGGTGCCGAAGAAGATGAACAAGCTCGGCACCGCCGGGCACGCCGTCCCCGGTTCGATCTGGACCCCGGACCCGCCGGAGGAGTCGGCCGCCCTGGAGCGGGCGTCGCATGACAACGGGCATGCCGCGCTCGAGAGCTCCGAGTCGGAGTCACACGAGGTCGGTACCGGGCACTAG
- a CDS encoding Lrp/AsnC family transcriptional regulator, giving the protein MITAIVLINVEAEEIPQAAQAIADLEGVSEVYSCAGDVDLIATVRVKAHEDLADLIPGRIGKVSGVLDTVTHIAFRSYSRADTDSAFEIGVEGA; this is encoded by the coding sequence GTGATCACGGCGATCGTGCTGATCAACGTAGAGGCCGAGGAGATCCCGCAGGCCGCGCAGGCGATCGCGGACCTCGAAGGGGTCAGCGAGGTCTACTCGTGCGCCGGTGACGTCGACCTGATCGCCACCGTGCGCGTGAAGGCCCACGAAGATCTGGCCGACCTCATCCCCGGCCGCATCGGCAAAGTGAGCGGCGTGCTGGACACCGTCACGCACATCGCCTTCCGCTCGTACTCGCGCGCCGACACGGACTCCGCGTTCGAGATCGGCGTCGAAGGCGCCTGA
- a CDS encoding cytochrome c oxidase subunit 4 has translation MKVEARIFYMVAAFAVVMAVIYWVMTALYATDQKAEPVGIVSLFLTGGLAFLAGSYMQFVSRRIEPRPEDREDAEISDGAGELGFFSPGSYWPIAMAASAALGGLALAFFHIWLLVMALVALLIAVGGLVFEYHTGPNHE, from the coding sequence ATGAAGGTCGAAGCCCGGATTTTCTACATGGTGGCGGCGTTCGCCGTTGTCATGGCCGTCATCTACTGGGTCATGACCGCCCTCTACGCGACCGACCAGAAGGCCGAGCCCGTCGGCATCGTCTCGCTCTTCCTGACCGGTGGTCTCGCGTTCCTCGCGGGCAGCTACATGCAGTTCGTGTCCCGCCGGATCGAACCGCGCCCCGAGGACCGCGAGGACGCCGAGATCAGCGACGGCGCGGGCGAGCTCGGCTTCTTCAGCCCGGGCAGCTACTGGCCGATCGCCATGGCGGCCTCGGCCGCGCTGGGCGGTCTCGCGCTCGCGTTCTTCCACATCTGGCTGCTGGTCATGGCGCTCGTCGCCCTGCTCATCGCCGTGGGCGGGCTGGTGTTCGAGTACCACACGGGCCCGAACCACGAGTGA
- the qcrA gene encoding cytochrome bc1 complex Rieske iron-sulfur subunit, with the protein MSAEGPQPPSEAELAEMDRDQLLKLGGQLDGVEIIDYPEPWPVKNTRAERRAQRLVAFWFALSALAGLAFVVVIAWPHWWEYKDPSDVSGHATYSLYTPALGVTLGLAVLSLGIGVILYTKKFVPQENAVQQRSDGPSAEVDRATILAHLADAGSRSTIARRSLIKRTAGASAGVLGLAVAALPLASFIKDPWKDTENENSLWHTGWQPQHPGEVVYLRANTGSLDDDVKNGVTLLRVEDLDAGGMETVFPYRKSEAGNREALAAALTRVDNPVMLIRLRPTDAARVVKRKGQEDYNFGDYYAYTKICSHVGCPTSLYEQRTNRILCPCHQSQFDALHYAKPIFGPATRPLAQLPITVDAEGYLIARGDFNEAIGPAFWERKS; encoded by the coding sequence ATGAGTGCCGAAGGGCCCCAGCCGCCCTCGGAGGCGGAACTGGCTGAGATGGACCGCGACCAGCTGCTCAAGCTGGGCGGTCAGCTGGACGGCGTCGAGATCATCGACTATCCGGAACCGTGGCCGGTCAAGAACACCCGCGCCGAACGCCGTGCGCAGCGGCTCGTGGCGTTCTGGTTCGCCCTGTCCGCGCTCGCGGGCCTGGCGTTCGTCGTGGTCATCGCGTGGCCGCACTGGTGGGAGTACAAGGACCCGAGCGACGTGAGCGGGCACGCCACCTACAGCCTCTACACCCCGGCGCTGGGCGTCACGCTCGGTCTCGCGGTGCTGTCGCTGGGCATCGGCGTGATCCTGTACACGAAGAAGTTCGTGCCGCAGGAGAACGCGGTCCAGCAGCGCAGCGACGGCCCGTCGGCCGAGGTCGACCGCGCCACGATCCTCGCGCACCTGGCCGACGCCGGGAGCCGCAGCACCATCGCCCGCCGGTCGCTGATCAAGCGCACCGCCGGTGCGAGTGCCGGTGTGCTGGGTCTCGCGGTCGCGGCCCTGCCGCTGGCGTCCTTCATCAAGGACCCGTGGAAGGACACCGAGAACGAGAACTCGCTGTGGCACACCGGCTGGCAGCCGCAGCACCCGGGCGAGGTCGTGTACCTGCGCGCCAACACCGGCAGCCTCGACGACGACGTCAAGAACGGCGTCACGCTCCTGCGCGTCGAGGACCTCGACGCCGGCGGCATGGAAACGGTGTTCCCGTACCGCAAGTCGGAGGCGGGCAACCGCGAGGCGCTCGCCGCCGCGCTGACCCGCGTCGACAACCCGGTGATGCTCATCCGGCTGCGCCCCACCGACGCCGCGCGCGTGGTGAAGCGGAAGGGCCAGGAGGACTACAACTTCGGCGACTACTACGCGTACACGAAGATCTGCAGCCACGTCGGCTGCCCGACCTCCCTGTACGAGCAGCGCACGAACCGCATCCTCTGCCCGTGCCACCAGTCGCAGTTCGACGCCCTGCACTACGCCAAGCCCATCTTCGGCCCGGCGACGCGGCCGCTGGCTCAGCTGCCCATCACGGTTGACGCAGAGGGATACTTGATCGCACGGGGCGACTTCAACGAGGCCATCGGTCCGGCCTTTTGGGAGCGTAAGTCATGA
- the qcrC gene encoding cytochrome bc1 complex diheme cytochrome c subunit yields MTTSKKSPERRFRARSKLRRRFAGLLALGVALVGAGALYAVFAPEPQTAQAQGDPALLRQGEQVYNNTCIECHGKNLEGVQDRGPSLIGVGDAAVYFQTSSGRMPAARQEAQIARKPPKLTPSEIDAVGAFVQAHGGGAQRPDETGAALRGSDPARGGELFRLNCASCHNFTGRGGALSAGKYAPNLDPATEEQIYDAMLTGPQNMPKFSDRQLNPEEKKDIIAYVKSVSDGNNNPGGNGLGGFGPASEGLIAFVVGIAALVGITLWIGSKA; encoded by the coding sequence ATGACCACCAGCAAGAAGTCCCCGGAGCGCCGGTTCCGCGCGCGTTCGAAGCTGCGCAGGCGTTTCGCCGGCCTGCTCGCACTCGGTGTCGCGCTGGTGGGAGCCGGCGCGCTGTACGCCGTGTTCGCGCCCGAGCCCCAGACCGCGCAGGCCCAGGGCGACCCGGCTCTGCTGCGGCAGGGTGAGCAGGTCTACAACAACACCTGCATCGAGTGCCACGGCAAGAACCTCGAGGGTGTGCAGGACCGCGGGCCGAGCCTCATCGGCGTCGGCGACGCGGCCGTGTACTTCCAGACCTCGTCCGGCCGCATGCCCGCCGCGCGCCAGGAAGCGCAGATCGCGCGCAAGCCGCCGAAGCTCACACCGAGCGAGATCGACGCCGTCGGCGCCTTCGTGCAGGCCCACGGCGGCGGCGCGCAGCGCCCCGACGAGACCGGTGCCGCGCTGCGCGGCAGCGACCCGGCCCGCGGTGGCGAGCTGTTCCGCCTGAACTGTGCGTCGTGCCACAACTTCACCGGTCGTGGTGGCGCGCTCTCGGCAGGCAAGTACGCGCCGAACCTCGACCCGGCCACCGAAGAGCAGATCTACGACGCGATGCTCACGGGGCCGCAGAACATGCCGAAGTTCTCCGACCGGCAGCTCAACCCGGAGGAGAAGAAGGACATCATCGCCTACGTCAAGTCGGTGTCCGACGGCAACAACAACCCGGGCGGTAACGGCCTCGGCGGGTTCGGTCCCGCCTCGGAAGGCCTGATCGCGTTCGTCGTCGGAATTGCCGCGCTCGTCGGCATTACGCTGTGGATTGGATCGAAGGCATGA